A portion of the Streptomyces erythrochromogenes genome contains these proteins:
- a CDS encoding pre-peptidase C-terminal domain-containing protein produces MGTRFRHVSPVSTAVALLTLAATLTSTGSAQAAATRVRSGSSSDVSRTSWQGPAFTMNGDGKIIPGSMSAAIDAIRGGTGSLDVVVLAGSAPTSGSTTPECDAAMALPGVNSCTTWTLTAAADGNNSQVNSDIRNAEFVYFAGGDQCRYAAWKGSALEASVESVAAKGGGSGGGSAGHHINSPVVYDACKGSVTSAEALANPYDSYITFTTGMFDWANYSGVINDSHFTTRDRMGRTMAFVARAIKDGRTSGGKAWGVGVEEGSSLLLDKNGTATLYGKEAFVVLGDHQPEQASSGKPLTFSDYKIWRLGPGQTYDFKNRPTCGYYHRSVTNGVADPNLYTGTLQSTCSPTGGTSTLAETEANDTRATADDATALTYPATLTGSMKSTSDRDYFRVAFAAGERVTIVCAIPDGAYDADLYLLDSSGSTLARSVNDGAGTDESLTFTRTATGSSTYYLELDAYQGSGSSAYTCTLTKG; encoded by the coding sequence ATGGGCACACGGTTCAGGCATGTCTCGCCGGTCTCGACTGCCGTAGCGCTGCTCACACTTGCCGCCACGCTCACTTCGACCGGCAGCGCGCAGGCGGCCGCCACGCGGGTCCGCTCGGGCAGCAGCTCGGACGTCAGCCGCACGTCATGGCAGGGCCCCGCCTTCACCATGAACGGCGACGGCAAGATCATCCCCGGATCGATGTCGGCCGCCATCGACGCCATACGCGGCGGGACCGGCAGCCTGGACGTCGTCGTACTGGCCGGCTCCGCCCCCACCTCAGGCAGCACCACGCCCGAATGCGACGCCGCCATGGCGCTGCCCGGCGTCAACTCCTGTACCACCTGGACTCTGACCGCCGCCGCGGACGGCAACAACAGCCAGGTCAATTCCGACATCCGCAACGCTGAATTCGTCTACTTCGCCGGCGGTGACCAATGCCGCTACGCCGCCTGGAAGGGCAGCGCACTGGAGGCATCCGTCGAGTCCGTCGCAGCCAAGGGCGGCGGCTCGGGCGGCGGCAGCGCCGGCCACCACATCAACAGCCCCGTCGTCTACGACGCCTGCAAGGGGAGCGTCACCAGCGCCGAAGCCCTCGCGAACCCGTACGACAGCTACATCACCTTCACCACCGGCATGTTCGACTGGGCGAACTACAGCGGAGTCATCAACGACTCCCACTTCACCACCCGCGACCGGATGGGCCGCACCATGGCCTTCGTCGCCCGCGCCATCAAGGACGGCCGGACCTCCGGAGGCAAGGCCTGGGGCGTAGGAGTCGAGGAAGGCAGCTCGCTGCTCCTCGACAAGAACGGAACAGCCACCCTCTACGGAAAGGAGGCCTTCGTGGTCCTGGGCGACCACCAGCCGGAGCAGGCATCGTCCGGCAAGCCCCTGACCTTCTCCGACTACAAGATCTGGCGCCTGGGCCCCGGACAGACCTACGACTTCAAGAACCGCCCCACCTGCGGCTACTACCACCGCAGCGTCACAAACGGAGTCGCCGACCCCAACCTGTACACCGGCACTCTGCAGAGCACCTGCTCACCGACCGGCGGCACGTCCACCCTGGCCGAAACCGAAGCGAACGACACGCGCGCCACCGCCGACGACGCCACCGCCCTCACCTACCCCGCCACACTCACGGGCAGCATGAAGTCGACCAGCGACCGGGACTACTTCCGCGTCGCCTTCGCAGCCGGTGAGCGCGTCACCATCGTCTGCGCCATTCCCGACGGAGCCTATGACGCCGACCTTTACCTCCTGGACTCCAGCGGCAGCACCCTCGCCCGTTCGGTGAACGACGGAGCAGGTACCGACGAGAGCCTGACCTTCACCAGGACCGCCACGGGAAGCAGCACCTACTACCTGGAGCTCGACGCCTACCAGGGGTCGGGCAGCTCCGCCTATACGTGCACCCTGACCAAAGGCTGA
- a CDS encoding ABC transporter substrate-binding protein: MNTRLSRNLITALTAATALATLTSCSDSAAETAKATGGQPATVAGVAVTKDAALHDALPDTIKKAGTVRVATDVPYAPFEMFVAEGKPELTGLDYDLGQALGAKLGVKFEFTPQKFDGIVPAIQAGKFDAAMSAMTDNKERQAVVDFVDYSVSGSGIMVVKGNPERITTLDDLCAKKVAVQAATNQLDLLKEHQAKCKAAGKSEIDIQTFPKDSDAQLALRSGKVVAQVQTKPAAGWTAKTADGGAAFQVVDDPAAAGGYGASPNGIAVSKKLPQLSDAIHKALQALIDDGTVTKIFDKYGVASIAVKEATKNAAVD; this comes from the coding sequence ATGAACACCCGTCTGTCACGAAACCTGATCACGGCGCTGACGGCCGCGACCGCGCTGGCCACGCTCACTTCTTGTTCGGACTCCGCTGCCGAAACAGCCAAGGCCACCGGCGGACAGCCGGCCACCGTCGCGGGGGTAGCGGTCACGAAGGACGCCGCGCTGCACGACGCACTGCCCGACACGATCAAGAAGGCGGGCACCGTGCGAGTGGCCACGGACGTGCCTTACGCGCCGTTCGAGATGTTCGTGGCCGAGGGAAAGCCGGAACTCACCGGCCTCGACTACGACCTGGGGCAGGCGCTGGGGGCCAAGCTGGGCGTGAAGTTCGAGTTCACGCCTCAGAAGTTCGACGGCATAGTGCCGGCCATTCAGGCCGGGAAGTTCGACGCGGCGATGTCGGCGATGACGGACAACAAGGAGCGCCAGGCGGTCGTCGACTTCGTCGACTACTCCGTCTCCGGTTCCGGGATCATGGTGGTCAAGGGCAACCCCGAGAGGATCACCACTCTCGATGACCTGTGCGCCAAGAAGGTCGCGGTGCAGGCGGCCACCAACCAGCTGGACCTCCTCAAGGAACACCAGGCGAAGTGCAAGGCCGCCGGGAAGAGCGAGATCGACATCCAGACGTTCCCCAAGGACTCCGACGCGCAGCTCGCCCTGCGCTCCGGCAAGGTCGTCGCCCAGGTGCAGACGAAACCCGCCGCGGGCTGGACCGCCAAGACCGCCGACGGTGGCGCCGCCTTCCAGGTCGTCGACGATCCGGCTGCCGCGGGCGGCTACGGGGCCTCGCCGAACGGGATCGCGGTCTCCAAGAAGCTGCCCCAGCTCAGCGACGCGATCCACAAGGCCCTGCAGGCTCTGATCGACGACGGAACCGTGACAAAGATCTTCGACAAGTACGGTGTCGCCTCGATCGCCGTCAAGGAGGCCACCAAGAACGCGGCGGTGGACTAG
- a CDS encoding helix-turn-helix domain-containing protein, with protein MNPANELGPFLKSRRSRITPQAAGLHPHGRRRVPGLRREEVADLAGVSDVYYTRLEQGRARNPSDAVLDALARALRLDPTERAHLHDLAHRAPGARFSGVPTSAEPADEEQDVPVRDGLGRLLSAVGAVPAYVLSPAMDVLDANGLARALLGEPIGRVPGRLNLARHVFLDDAARRLYPRWADVARQTIGFLRFSAGRRPADRPLAARIAELSAHSAEFRHRWAAQEVQQKTHGTKSFRHPVVGGFDLAFETLALPGDDGASLVVFTAPDTRASDALRLLGSWSAPSPAPAAGDTRHAPGSLPGHVHAHLAVRIGDEFARQVDGHGVEFAGEPEG; from the coding sequence ATGAACCCAGCCAACGAGCTCGGCCCCTTCCTGAAGTCGCGGCGCTCCCGCATCACTCCGCAGGCAGCCGGACTCCACCCGCACGGACGGCGCCGCGTCCCGGGGCTGCGCCGCGAGGAGGTGGCGGACCTCGCGGGCGTCAGCGACGTCTACTACACGCGTCTGGAACAAGGCCGCGCGCGCAACCCCTCCGATGCCGTGCTCGACGCCCTCGCCCGCGCCCTGCGACTCGATCCGACCGAGCGCGCCCACCTCCACGACCTCGCCCACCGGGCCCCCGGCGCAAGGTTCTCGGGAGTCCCGACCTCCGCCGAGCCTGCGGACGAGGAACAGGACGTACCCGTACGGGACGGGCTGGGGCGCCTGCTGTCCGCGGTGGGAGCCGTCCCGGCGTACGTCCTCAGCCCCGCCATGGACGTCCTCGACGCCAACGGCCTCGCCCGCGCCCTCCTCGGCGAACCGATCGGCAGGGTCCCCGGGCGGCTGAACCTCGCCCGGCACGTGTTCCTCGACGACGCCGCCCGCCGGCTCTACCCGAGGTGGGCGGACGTGGCCCGTCAGACCATCGGCTTCCTGCGCTTCTCCGCGGGCCGCCGCCCCGCAGACAGGCCCCTCGCCGCGCGCATCGCCGAACTGAGCGCACACAGCGCGGAGTTCCGCCACCGGTGGGCGGCGCAGGAGGTGCAGCAGAAGACACACGGCACCAAGAGCTTCCGGCACCCCGTCGTCGGCGGCTTCGACCTCGCCTTCGAGACCCTCGCCCTGCCGGGCGACGACGGGGCGTCCCTCGTCGTCTTCACCGCCCCCGACACCCGCGCCAGCGACGCGCTGCGGCTGCTCGGCAGTTGGAGCGCGCCGTCCCCCGCCCCCGCGGCCGGCGACACGCGGCATGCCCCTGGTTCACTGCCGGGCCATGTGCATGCGCATCTCGCTGTCCGCATCGGTGATGAGTTCGCCCGACAGGTCGATGGTCACGGTGTGGAGTTCGCCGGTGAACCGGAAGGGTGA
- a CDS encoding NADP-dependent oxidoreductase, whose protein sequence is MRAVVFSEYGDESVLAFTDRPVPSPAEGEILVEVLAAGVNPVDWKHREGAVRSDRPFPLGMGWDVAGVVRRTVPGGPAVGESVYGMLPLPYGGAYQQFAALPASAVAPMPARLSHAEAAAVPLAALTAWQALEAAGVTAGHRVLVHAGAGGVGHFAVQFARHRGAHVTATASARNLDFLRGLGVDEPVDRGTADLTAAEPFDMVLDTVGGEVQRASWHLLRPGGTLVTLPEPVDEAHRLPGIDARRVIVAPDGEALRRIGALVDDGTVRVEVQSVLPLHAAAEAHRLSKEGRVRGKLVLSL, encoded by the coding sequence ATGCGCGCAGTGGTCTTCTCCGAGTACGGAGACGAGAGCGTCCTCGCATTCACCGACCGGCCGGTGCCGAGTCCGGCGGAGGGAGAGATCCTGGTCGAGGTCTTGGCCGCCGGGGTCAACCCGGTCGACTGGAAGCACCGCGAAGGAGCGGTACGCAGCGACCGGCCCTTCCCGCTCGGGATGGGCTGGGACGTGGCGGGTGTGGTGCGCCGTACGGTGCCGGGCGGCCCGGCGGTCGGCGAGTCCGTGTACGGGATGCTGCCGCTGCCGTACGGCGGCGCCTATCAGCAGTTCGCCGCTCTGCCGGCCTCCGCCGTGGCTCCCATGCCCGCCAGGCTGTCCCACGCCGAGGCGGCCGCGGTCCCGCTGGCCGCGCTGACGGCCTGGCAGGCGCTGGAGGCGGCAGGCGTGACCGCGGGGCACCGCGTCCTGGTGCACGCGGGCGCCGGCGGCGTCGGACATTTCGCCGTGCAGTTCGCCCGGCACCGGGGAGCACACGTCACCGCCACCGCCTCCGCCCGCAACCTCGATTTCCTGCGCGGCCTCGGCGTCGACGAACCCGTCGACCGGGGGACGGCGGACCTGACCGCGGCCGAGCCCTTCGACATGGTCCTCGACACCGTGGGGGGCGAGGTGCAGCGCGCCTCGTGGCACCTGCTGCGTCCCGGCGGCACCCTCGTCACCCTCCCCGAACCCGTGGACGAGGCGCACCGGCTGCCCGGCATCGACGCCCGCCGTGTCATCGTCGCCCCCGACGGCGAGGCACTGCGCCGGATCGGCGCGCTCGTCGACGACGGCACGGTCCGTGTCGAGGTGCAGTCGGTCCTGCCCCTGCACGCGGCGGCCGAGGCGCACCGCCTCAGCAAGGAGGGCCGGGTCCGCGGGAAGCTGGTTCTCAGCCTCTGA